Part of the Vigna angularis cultivar LongXiaoDou No.4 chromosome 1, ASM1680809v1, whole genome shotgun sequence genome, AAATGTACTAATTAAGGGCAACTTTCTTTACTTATGCTACAATACGAATTCACATTGGCTTATTGAATATGGAAACAAAGATGGcacaatatattaataaaaaatagtataagcATTCTTTAGTCACAAATATGAGGAAAGTCACAACTACtgtattgttatttttagtttaatcaGTGGTTCTAAGTAttgtgttaaatattttaaaaattaattatttttatttgtagaaaTGATATTATCTCAGATATAATTGCATCACAagtaacaaatatatatatatatatatatatatatatatatatatatatatatatatatatatattttactatattatattatggtAGGTGATTGTGAATTAGCTgtatcaaatttttatatatgttaaaaagtataaaacataGACGCGTATAGGATATCTCAACAAGACACCTCATTTGATGAGTAGAGAGAATTTTTTAATACAACTTTTATCTAATATCATAGTTGTTGGAGACCatcatgatatatatataaaaataagttttaatgtTATTCTTCTTAGAGTAATAggtttaaatttattgaatgttTCTTGAATTTTAAGAATTCTTTTATCACGTGTGTCTCTCAATATTAGTGTTTAGAAATTACTGAAATGAAAGGTGAAATACTTGacactttaaataaatatttattaatcaattaaacgATTTTACAATAGaaaatttagttatataaaattaagtagaagaaaactttttcttaataatagaagaaacaaaaataagttgGGTTTCGTTAAATGAATTTATTGTCTTTCTTTTCATACATTCCACCTTTCTATAGCATTTTAAAACATGGAGAATTATGCAGTAAAAGTATTTATACTTGAAATATAAATGTCTTATTAGTTATTTGATCTTATAtttagactttttttttcttttacttttttactcaattaagttttttttttaaaaaaaagatttaattgaaTCTAAGTTTTTTTCAAGAACGTGATTCTTTTcgttaaattgatttaatatgttaaaattgaaatttgtcacaaaattaaaatataagttatttttatttaaaaagtctCACATGTCAAAATTATATAGATTTTAACATAAAAgattattcaaatattcaaattttaatacgtataaacttaaattttgataaataacactttcaaataattaatatcaCTTTAACATTAACatagaaaatcattaaaaaattttataaaaaaaattaattaaataaaaaataaatataaatcaaaacttaaaatataaatataaatttgatgaaattactagcaaaaaaatataaacaataaaagttaTCCAAACTAATTCTAAGTAAGTGAATAATTTAATCGTAACTTATTTAACCAAAGGTTTATCATTAGTTTtgcagaagaaaaaaagtttatcaTAGAACAACTTATGTCATAAATTCGACACGTATATTAAAACTCAATTGCTTACAAACAAAAGATAAAGGTTTTAGTTATAACTTGATTTAAGGAcgttgaaattatttttcaaatttattgtaAATGGGCTAATCATGTACTTTTGCAGTAATCAGCGGTAAAAGCACAGATTGCAACGACGTCAAGAAGAGAATGGAAAGGAAGCGGAAGAGGAAGCAGCTGGTGCAGGGCGCTGAAGAGCCAAAGCCGAAGCCGGTTCGTTCCGGCCCGACCCGAACCGGAACTGTGAAAGATCCGTTCCCATCCCACGCTCGACCCACCCCGCAAGAATGCGAAGCCGTACGAGACACTCTCTTAGCCCTACACGGCATTCCCCCGGAACTCGCAAAGTACCGCGACGCGGTCCAGTCGGAGTCACCCGAACCTGTTCTCGACGGTTTGGTCCGAACTGTCCTCTCGCAGAACACCACTGAGACCAATTCCCAAAAGGCCTTCGCTTCTCTCAAAACCTCTTTCCCCACTTGGGAACATGTATGCATCAAACGTATTCGTTTGTAATCGCTCGTTTCAATCTTGTTTTTTGCTGTTAGGTTTTAAACGGTGCCGTCTTCTGTGTTGAAGGTTTTCGGTGCTGAGTCCAAGGACTTGGAGAATGCCATTCGATGCGGAGGTCTGGCCCCGACCAAGGCTTCATGCATTAAGAACGTGCTGCGTTGTTTGCGCGAGAGAAAAGGTCAATTTTGTTTGGAGTATCTGCGGGATTTGTCCGTCGATGAAGTTAAGGCTGAGCTGTCCCTTTTCAAAGGAATTGGTCCCAAAACagtattcttctttttctttagcaGTTCTACTTGCCTCTTCATTTTGCAGTTATTCAGCTAATATTCAAGCATTCAAAATCTCAACACTTTGCAGCTCTGTTCAAATTATTTGGCCTCATGGTACTTTTGTATGCCGTTTTGGTCATTGTCATTTGTTAAGACTTGGGAATCATAATTGCTTTTGATAACATCCCTAGAAAATATGTGACTTTatgttgaattatatttttgtagatCAAGCAACCTTGTGGTCGCGTACAATATTTCATGCCTGGCTATGCATAAATCTTTGTTGTGTTACTTCTTAAATTGCAGTGTTTCCCTTTTCAATATACCACATATTTTGGAAACTGTGCATCAGAATGTTTTCCTTGTGAATCCTTGTGAAAAACATTTCTCAAACACCGCCTTGAATCCTTGTGAAAAGTGAGatacttttgttttagtttgatCAAAATGTGAATTCTGGCAAATGATGCTGTTTCCATCGCAGCCAGTGTtctgatgttgatttttttttcagttttatgtttatttctttcagttttttgtttgtttctcgTTCACAGACAACTGTTATCCAAAATTTTCAAttgatttcaaaatatttataccAAACCTTTTATCTGCAAAAGAAGTGGCAACCgtaaaaatagtataaacatCCTTGTACTGGCTTGCTTTGCCAATGATGttgattttctatttttggACGTAGTTAAGAGCCTCGGTCCAGTTTGTCCTACAGGCCACTCAACGCAATGAAATGATAAGCTTTCTGTCACCATATTTCTTATTTGGTTGAAATATGAAGAAATTTCACCCTCACTGGGTCACTGTTTTCTTTAATCTGTTTTACGAGGAGGATAATCCTATGAGGAAACACTTTCCTTGTTTCCCATTCTTTTTGAGATATCATGGTATATAGGCATTCAGATCGTTGTAAGAGTGCAACTTGGTTTATACTTGCGGTAGATTAAGTATGGCCTGTGTTATTCGTTGGACAAATTTATGTTAATAACACATCAATGATGATTGTATTTTGCATCGTCGCCCAGTAAGCAAACAGCATCACGTGAAAATCTGTAAACTCaattaaacacaaatttattttccctttcccTCTTTGTGTTGGTTCTCTAAATTGCGGGATTGATTGTAGGTGGCTTGTGTGTTGATGTTCAATCTTCAGCAAGATGATTTTCCAGTGGACACTCACGTAAGCATGATTTCATCTTTTACTGTATACTCATATTCATAACACTTGATTCAGTTGAATATTTATGCAGATATTTGAGATTGCAAAAACCATGGGTTGGGTACCAGCTGTTGCAGACAGAAATAAGTCGTATCTTCATCTAAACCAACGGATACCAAATGAACTTAAGTTTGACCTAAATTGCCTTATGTATACGCACGGAAAGCTTTGCCGCAAATGCTCCAGTAAAAAGGGTAACCAGCAAGGAGGAAAAGGTAATGATGAGTCCTGCCCTTTATTGAATTATTGTAAAGAGTAAGATTGAACTTTGAGTGGGGCAAACAAGTTATTTTCCATAATTGATTCTCAAACTAAAAGAATTCAATATGGGCTTCGCACTCTAATCTTGTTACTATTAGAATACTAGGTAGTTTTGACTTAGGCTGTTAGAGAGAGGAACAATTTTTATGACATGAAAAAATGGCCAACAATTGTGTGCTAGTGCATGATGTACTTGCTGGGATTAGATTATCTAAAGTAAGCTTTTCCATTTTTAATCTTGTGAAGGGGTCTTGCTGGAAAATGGAATATTGTTTGGATCTCTCTCTTAATAGACATTAAACATGCAGGGCATACTCCATAAATTGCGTATAGTGCATCTTCAATGGGAGAAACCTATTTCAGTTTCTAAGGACACTAAAAGTTATATCTTTGTACTGTCACATCACTCGTAGGAAAACTATACATCGTTTTACTACTAAGAAACTTAAGAAGCTCACGTTTATATCCTTTACTCTAATAGTAAGAAATCCACACTTCAAGACATATCTCTTACGATGAGGAAACAGTTCCTTGTAACAAGGAACCTCTTTTTAAGAAGAAATTCAAGTGACGCATAAACTTCTctgtttttttaagaaaattcgTCATCCTAATGAACTGGTATAGGAGTTGCTCTAAGATGGTCCTTTTCCAACCAGTAAATTTATTCAATCAATATTGAtactatataatattaaaataatctacGTTTTACCGTTATCCCCAATGACTTCTAcaattcttttgtatttttcttttgttaaacttgatttatgaagtatatattattttattttaagaaataaaaatttatgctGTAATTAGTTCTTGAGAAGTAGTAGATGAATCTTAATTTTATGGGTACATTACACTTAGGGATGATAATGGGATAGGTTTGActatttcatcttatttaaaataaaaatttatcttcatttttatatcaaatgcaTATGAAATTTATGTCCTATGTTCATCCCTCCCTTTcggaaaacaaaaatatttatatctgtTCGTTTACTACTTTAActatcaattaaacaattttttacaaaaattaaaaatcacagcataaatataacattattaaacatttaatgtaaaaagaaaaaaaatgttatatatatatatatatatgtgtgtatgtgttttaatattaaatattataattatataaatactaAAGGGGTAAAGGTTAATTAATAATCAtataaaagagtaaaaatactaaatatgtgtattaaaaataaattaaaagaaaaaaaaggctagaataagttttttaagatttatttcgtccttaaatttaatttctgaaaagttttttaagaaaaagttagaattacaattttttttcacgattattctaaaaaaattatttcgtcctcaaatttaatttttatatctttCATCTTTACAAttcatgtaaaatatttttcttgacaaaCAGCTTGTAGAGTATTTCTTATATGACATAAATTTTTATagcaaattataatatattttgtttcaaaaatgttttaaatgacTTTTATAAGGTGCGATCATgaaatatgtataaatttagtCTAAGgaaacatatatttaatatataaataccaattatcacatataatttaaaaaattaagtattattCATGTCTTCccaatatataattttttttcaagattaAGATGATTCAAAAATGTCTTTAAATTCATGTGTCAACTTGGTTTGGTTTGGTGTATAtatttcattatctttttcATGTCAATTGGAATGGTATTAATGTTTGGCATAATTTTCAGGATTTATAATTGTGTTTAGTAGTGTGTTGTATTCAAGAAGGGACTTAGTCTTAGaggttatcctaacactccaATAATCATCAATCTTAAATAGAGAATGAAGGTTTATGATGAGAAGTAGCAGGAGATCCTAGACTATTGTTT contains:
- the LOC108335426 gene encoding putative DNA glycosylase At3g47830 isoform X1 — translated: MERKRKRKQLVQGAEEPKPKPVRSGPTRTGTVKDPFPSHARPTPQECEAVRDTLLALHGIPPELAKYRDAVQSESPEPVLDGLVRTVLSQNTTETNSQKAFASLKTSFPTWEHVFGAESKDLENAIRCGGLAPTKASCIKNVLRCLRERKGQFCLEYLRDLSVDEVKAELSLFKGIGPKTVACVLMFNLQQDDFPVDTHIFEIAKTMGWVPAVADRNKSYLHLNQRIPNELKFDLNCLMYTHGKLCRKCSSKKGNQQGGKGNDESCPLLNYCKE
- the LOC108335426 gene encoding putative DNA glycosylase At3g47830 isoform X2, whose translation is MERKRKRKQLVQGAEEPKPKPVRSGPTRTGTVKDPFPSHARPTPQECEAVRDTLLALHGIPPELAKYRDAVQSESPEPVLDGLVRTVLSQNTTETNSQKAFASLKTSFPTWEHVFGAESKDLENAIRCGGLAPTKASCIKNVLRCLRERKGQFCLEYLRDLSVDEVKAELSLFKGIGPKTVACVLMFNLQQDDFPVDTHLNIYADI